From Kineosporia succinea, the proteins below share one genomic window:
- a CDS encoding AAA family ATPase, with the protein MNRRLLLGSADELVVQRVSSVCEELGDELVHVCVTSNEVPDAVSGFQPDVLILAESLGPVPVLDLIRQIARQDPFVGILLLSSTSDPELFRVAMEAGARSIAPLGFTIDDLGQRIESAAAWAGIVRSHIAGDTSRVLGSGHVVALAGSKGGVGTSTLAVHTALEAAADGRRTCLVDLDLQTGDLSTLLNISHRRDVTDLIGLVGEISGQTLDDVLFRHTSGLHVLLGPREGERAEEITEAVGRAVIGALKSRFDVVVVDVGSVLTPAGASAVEIADRAVLVATPDVLSMRGCRRTARLWDRLRLRPEKDVTVLLNRISRGVEVQPDLAARLARLPISEVGVPASFRSFEAAANTGDPQRLVDRDTRRALARVAESLGVRQPAETARRSAETGRRAARRRDAGQVAIEFMGLLPLLGIVLACLVQGVLIGYGHVLAGQAAAAAARVAVSPDRSDGDIEARARQELPGAWQDGLTVTVGDRWSDPDSEVTVRVTTPSFIPGVTGLFGDALIAESTAQMRFEGRRP; encoded by the coding sequence ATGAACCGCCGCCTGCTCCTCGGCAGCGCCGACGAGCTCGTGGTGCAACGTGTCTCGTCGGTCTGCGAAGAACTCGGCGACGAACTGGTGCACGTCTGCGTCACCTCCAACGAGGTGCCCGACGCGGTCTCCGGTTTCCAGCCCGACGTGCTGATCCTGGCCGAGAGCCTGGGCCCGGTACCGGTTCTCGACCTGATCCGGCAGATCGCCCGGCAAGACCCGTTCGTCGGCATCCTGCTGCTCAGCTCCACCTCCGATCCGGAGCTGTTCCGGGTCGCGATGGAGGCCGGCGCCCGCAGCATCGCCCCGCTCGGCTTCACCATCGACGACCTGGGCCAGCGCATCGAGAGTGCCGCGGCCTGGGCCGGCATCGTGCGCAGCCACATCGCCGGCGACACCTCCCGCGTGCTGGGCAGCGGTCACGTGGTGGCCCTGGCCGGCAGCAAGGGCGGCGTCGGCACCAGCACCCTGGCCGTGCACACCGCCCTCGAGGCCGCCGCCGACGGCCGCCGTACCTGCCTCGTCGACCTCGACCTGCAGACCGGTGACCTCTCCACCCTCCTGAACATCAGCCACCGCCGCGACGTCACCGATCTGATCGGCCTGGTCGGCGAGATCTCCGGGCAGACCCTCGACGACGTCCTGTTCCGCCACACCTCCGGGCTGCACGTCCTGCTCGGCCCGCGCGAGGGCGAACGCGCCGAGGAGATCACCGAGGCCGTGGGCCGCGCGGTGATCGGTGCCCTGAAGTCTCGGTTCGACGTGGTGGTGGTCGACGTCGGCAGCGTGCTCACCCCGGCCGGCGCGTCCGCGGTCGAGATCGCCGACCGCGCCGTGCTGGTCGCCACCCCCGACGTGCTGAGCATGCGCGGGTGCCGCCGCACCGCCCGCCTGTGGGACCGGCTGCGGCTGCGGCCCGAGAAAGACGTCACCGTGCTGCTCAACCGCATCTCCCGGGGTGTGGAGGTGCAACCCGACCTGGCCGCCCGGCTGGCGCGACTGCCCATCAGCGAGGTGGGCGTCCCCGCGTCCTTCCGCTCGTTCGAGGCCGCCGCCAACACCGGCGACCCCCAGCGGCTCGTCGACCGCGACACCCGCCGCGCCCTGGCCCGGGTGGCCGAGTCACTCGGAGTCCGTCAACCCGCCGAAACTGCCCGCCGATCGGCCGAAACCGGCCGTCGGGCCGCGCGCCGTCGTGACGCCGGGCAGGTGGCCATCGAATTCATGGGCCTGCTGCCCCTTCTCGGCATCGTGCTGGCCTGCCTCGTCCAGGGCGTGCTGATCGGCTACGGCCACGTGCTCGCCGGGCAGGCGGCGGCCGCGGCGGCGCGGGTGGCGGTCTCTCCCGACCGGAGCGACGGCGACATCGAGGCCCGGGCCCGTCAGGAACTGCCCGGCGCCTGGCAGGACGGGCTGACGGTCACGGTCGGAGACCGCTGGTCGGACCCGGACTCCGAGGTCACGGTGCGCGTCACCACCCCGTCGTTCATCCCGGG